CCTTCTAACTTTTTATAATATCATTAACTTGTCCTgcccttcttcttcttttccttttgctctttgatttcttcatttctcaTCCAACTTTGTCTTAACCTTCAATCCTTTGAGCATTGTCTCAGGAAATTATATTGActgcttcctttcatttttatttttcaaaggaacAGTAGTTGCACTTTGTTTCTGGTCTTTCAAGGGCTAGTCTCCTATTTTGCTGGAGGGATTCACTGTTTGCTCTCAGTCAAATTATGTTCTCagttttccaagaaaaattcaatattttatttttcacatcagATGGATTATATTTTTACACTTAGCCTCAGGTCAGTCTACTCTGCACTTAGTTAAATATTAGTtagaattttaaatatgttcttAATGAGCTTTCTAACTGAAGCATTCTCTGCCTTAAGACCTATGTGgtagtatttttaaacaaaatgagtAAATTCCTTTACAGTAGGTCTAGGGAGGGCTTAAGTAAAAATGTTGGTAAGTTATAGACACTGTCATGAATTTCTGCATACATATTTTCACTGATGATCCAGTAGTTGTTTAACCTATTGGGCTTCCCTTTCATCTAGTTAATTTATCCTCTGTCTAGCTTGAGAATGCTGTGCTAGATAGATTTGTCACTCATGAGATATCAGGTAAGTTTTAAGCTCACTGGAATTATTGCAAATTGATCTGCAAGTTGGTGCAGGAACTTTTGTACTATTCTCCAGTCTTGAGGTTCAGAGGTGCAGTTcacctatttttctttttttttttttaacttttgtgaCTTTAACTTTCAGATTTGAGACAGAACTTCTGGATCGTCATGGGAAGTATTTTGGCTTATAATACCCACAGTCATTATTTGTTCCCTTTCAAGCTCCACTGTGTGGATGGCACTCTTTCTGTGGGCTTCCCTTTGATATCAGTGTGGCAGTGTTAGCTAGCTGGTGCTTCATATGGAGCATCACTTCTGTGACattgtttgtgtgtttgcatgATTCTTATGTCTTCATACAGATTTTTAAGCATGTTTGATAACCTCATCCTTTCTTAcaaatgtgaatatttttgGTAGTAATGGAAAGTGTAAAGTCTTTACTATGGCAACTTAGGCAACAACTTAGAAATAATTCTAGTTGATAACCTATAACAACATGTTCACTGAAGAACAGAATGAGTTTATTCATAGTTCTTCACATGGATAATATAAAACATGATTGTATTTcctattactttaaaaaagaaaaaaaaaaggaaggcttACTCTTGGAAGTACAATTGCTTTGTCTACTTGGTTTACAGTTAATGTGTTCTTTTGATAACCTTTTTATCATTTCATGGGACTGTGTAAAGCAGTTCAGGAAAAGGAGGTTAATAGAAGAATACAGACTCTAAAATGTTCTAAAAGATGCGGATTCTGGTCCCAGTGGAGACTGACACTCCAGCCCACTTACTGTAGCTGGAATGTATTGATTTCTTCTCCCCCATTTTAGCTGCACCACTGAAGTTGTGAGGCATCTTTTCCtgtgaagagaggaaaaactgTCATGAACTTTTTCACCCTAACAGAATTGCATTTCAAACTAAACCCGATTGAATGGAAAACTCTGTAAGGACCCTGTAACTCAGCTCCTCCCTCTCATTTCTACTTTCCAACAGCTGTTCCAACAACCATAAGAAAGTATGATAGAGGGCTGtagaaattgatttttaaatctatttcattaaaaacaacaacaacaataaaaagatGTGAAAATGATGCATTCCTGTGGCATGATCTCCGAAGGTTAAGGAAGTGGTCTTGTTCAGGTTTTCAGAAAGATGTTCAGTTACTGTTCTAATTGGCTGATGAGTAGGTTTGGGCCTAACTAGAATGCCAGTGTTCGATTTAACAGTGTCCTCTGTGAAGATATGTCACCATTTACCCTGGGTTTAGTGACAATTTTCTAAAAAGGAAACTCGTGGGAAATCATTATGCTGTTTATATGTCTCCCTTGTTGGAGAGCATTATCCTGTGATATTTTAGAACTGTTTTCCACTGCATGATGGCATCTAGCTAAGGTTAAGGCAGAACAAGTCCCTTTGCAATTTTGTGACTATATTTTACTTACTGAAGGAGAAAAGATAACCAACAATTAAGTATATCAGATGTCACTGAAATAACATGTGCAACTAATCAATTGCATCTTTAGGGAACATAATTTTATAAAACTGATAAGATAGAAAAATTGGGGATTTAGTGATTTTTATTACATAATAATAATTGCATCCTTTCaatgaaaaagacatttctgcTGATCTAAACATCAGGCTTTCCCTTGTGttgtgttgtgggtttttttcctgaagcacaGTGTAGTTCATTAAAGTGTGACAGTAACAGATAAATACCCTTTACAATTTTCTAGGAAAATATGGCACTTATACTCTTAGTTCAGCTGAAATCAATGAGTTGGAAAACGTATTTCTGGAGTCACTTCCCAAATCATTTGTTAGAGGTTAGGTTAGGTGTTTCAGTttaggagggtttttttatttattgtaggaaggaaataaacatgcttcagggttttttttgcataaattaGTCTGCTTAGCACTCTGGGGTCCATATTTGGAACTCATTGCTATGATCTTGGTAGAATTTGAATGTAATAGAAATTCACATTATAATCAAACTAAGCatgagtttttatttctttgaaaatatttatctgaAGTTTCTAATGGCAGAGTAAACAAGGTAGTAGCCATAGCTATGAGCCAGCTCATATATTTCACTTGAACAGATGCTACAGTTGAACATATTACATCACGAGTTACAGACAGTGGTTGAGGGACTTTACCTGcttgtttctttcctgctcAGCTATCAGTTAATCAGGTTTGCAAATATGTATTTCTTACAAATTTTCACAAGTAAAAAATCTGTTGTGTTATGGGTTGTTCCAGATGAATTAAGCCAATTAtgataacatttattttttttatttaagagtaTTTTAACAACTTAAATAGGAAGTTGAAAATGCTTACTTTTTTTCTAAACACCCACTTCAGGCCAGCACCAGAGATAGGAAATATATCTAGACAGACACACTTAATCCAGttgactggggtttttttgttgttcccaggtcttttttttcttttcctttggtttccACCATGTATTTTAAATGGCAAGAGTATGCTCTGGCCCTTTGTTGTATCAAAGGCAGTGAAGTCAAGCCAGAAGATAATTTACTCACATATTAGTATAATTAACTTGTacctttgtttgtttgtttgtttaaagtGTATGTCACATTATGTTACATCAGTTGAAATATCCTCTTTTATTCAGTGCAGTCATTCCTGCCTTCATAAAATTCTAGAAATGACAAAATTCCCAGTTAACAGAGGTGACATACAAATACAGTGCAGTGCAAAAttgccttttctcctctgtaTATTCTAAGTTTTCAAGTTTAGTGATCACCAAAGCAGCATTATTGACAACTAGCAAACTGTATGGCTTAGCATACTGAAACAGGTGCTGTTTGCTTACATCTTTTTGTGAAGTATATTTGGGCAGGCCAGGATTAGCAAGGCCTGGGTTGACTTGATACAtgttgtgaaataaaaaaaataaatagaatgaTATATTAATCTGGAGTGAGTGGAAGTGGAAACAAATAGGTTTGTAAGAGCTGTCAggagttttccttttattcaatGATGTatccttctcttcttccctgttccattcagcagcctcagcaggCAGCTCAACTTTTGGAAGAAGCTGTCAGGAGGTGTAAGTATGAGGTTGCCTAGAAGCACCAGATGCCCTTAAACATCTTTATACAACTTTTTGTGGTTCATCATTGCATATAATTAGTACAATGGTTTTATTTGAGCCAATCATACACATTGTTATGCAATTCATGCACCCTCTGAATATGCATCCCTCTCAACCTCTTTTTTGTGCATAAGCTGAATGCAAAACAGGATAAATTTTGCAGCAGAAGGGTGCTGATTTTGCAGAATGCAAATGAAGTGCATTTTTTAATGCATCTTCATATAGAGGTGAACTGAAAGGTTTAACACTTGCCAGTATCTCAGACCTCCTTATTTACTACATCCATTAAAatccagaacagaaaagttCAAAAGTTGCgttttcccctcttcttttATTCAAACTTGTTAGTGAAGGCCTCAGCTGTTGAAGAAGTGTAGACTGAATTCACATTTGCAAAtgtaacattaaaaaagaaCTAGTTCTCAAATATCTTGGCTTTCAAGCCTGATATAAATCTAGATGACTTCTAGATGTCACTCCCAACCCGTATTTTTTTTGTGATCCTGCTATCCTCCACATGACTATTGTGTCTCCCTTGTGATAATGGAATGTAAAAAAATACTCATGCGGGCATGTTACCTCCTGAATGTAAGCAGAGTAATGTTTCTTCCCATTACCAggtttgtttcttctctgtatttatttcttctaaCATAGAATGTAAAAGTGAACAGGATGAACATGGATAGCTTTACTTATAAGAGTCAATTTATTTATAAATCCAGTGAAGTTTCCTCCATACATACACGCACTTTGGATCAGGCCTTTATGAATGAAAGCTCTTTAGGAAAGAGCCTGTGGGTTTTATTTGCATGTAAAATACATGTGTTTTCAGAAGGTATGGCACTATTAATAGTAAAGAAATAGGGAATTAATCTTACAGGTGAGACATTGATTGAATTtatgaagtggttttttttgttttgtgacaTTTGTAAGTCATCAGTGGAAGAACAGAGGATGGTGTCGGACCATTATGTGGCCATTACATCATTGGGGTGGAAGGATATGGCAGGTCTAGCGAGCAGCTGCTTGGTCAGAGCTTTGTCATTTAGGAGCCACGGTGCCGATATAAGGAGAACATTGTAAGCTCACCTGTCAAGCAAAGCAAGGCATTTCCCTTGTTATCATTTACCAAGATGTGCTCTAATAACACTGCAAGAAGTGGAGACTTCCTTTTTCCACTCATATGCCAGGTGAGAGTCTTTCGTGAGGTGAACATGAAAGCACTGAGCTGAGGctgctttattttatattttaaataaacagaattGTATTCACAAATGACTGTGCCAGTAGTAACTTAGTTCCAGAATCAGAATCTCTGCTTGAGAGGCATCTAGCTTGGCACCAGTGATGGCAGGTGAAAAAGAATTTAGTAGCATAagctgaatatatttttatgtgattCATCAAGAACTGCGGTTTTCCTGTTGAAATGAAGCATTCCAAAATAGGTGTAAGAAAATGGAGAATTGAGAAGTGTTGCAAGAGGGAAATGTTTTGGTAGCTTGAATAGAAGTGTGCaatatctaaaatatttttaaatgcaggtttctatcccccccccccccttttttttcttttgcaggcagtcattttagaaaatgaagagctccctaaaatatttcttgatTTTCTGAACGTTCGCCATGTACCTACCTTGCCAAAAGCAGAAAGCTGTGGGTAAGCTCTCatttactgaaaaatacatGGAGGCCAAAAGGCCCATATCCACTCAGTGCTGATGCAATTCCATTGACTTAAAATGGTCTTGCTGCCAACTCTAACACTGTAAAATAAATGAGTATTAGGTCCATATTAAGTATGTTTATATATCCCCAAAAGGTCGTAAAATAAATCCAGCCTCTTCAAAGACAGAAGTGAAGTTGAATGTAATATTCTTGGAAAGTAAAGGAGTTTAGATGagaaaaatatgattttctCACAGATCTTTAAGTATCTACTGAAATGTAAGATTTTCATAAACACTCACTAAAATTGCATACAAAgcctttgtgtgtgttttatggTCATAGTATCTGCACAAAATAGAAGTTCATTCTGTGATCATTTTATGATCTCTGTGTTTGAAAATGAGGTCTTTCACCTTCGTGATGATATCTACCCCAATGACCCAACTGGCCTTCCCATGGGAAGGATTCGTAATCAGAGTAGCAGAAGGGAATCTTAGTAGTGTAAGTGTAATAACTGCAGAAATACCCAAAACAATGTAGCTGGAAGCTCTGTTACCTCAGCAACTGTGAGCTTTGTAGggagaattttattttgctatgTAAGCTGGCATGGTTGATAGTCCAGCAGTGTTACGAGAACTTGCTCCCCAGAAAGCCACATGGCCCTTTTTTCACTTTGTGGGAGGCTCTTTGGATCTGCAGTGCTGAGAAGGCAAGTTGACTCGAAGATTAGAAGCCCTCTTTACACTCTGATGTATCTATGACCCAGGACAGTGTACACAGTGAGTCAGAAGCTAACAGACTTGTGGGTGTCACTTGCAGTTAATTACATCAATCAGTATCCTCAGTGGGACTGTACCCCAACACTTCATAGGTAGATAGATGGAAATGCTTGTGAATCTCTTACAGTAAAATGGGTCTATCATTTTCAGGTAGTGGTGGCTGTAAAATAATACAATCGCCCACATTCACTTCATTAAACTGCATCATACAGCCACCAACAAGAAAAAGATTGCTCCCTTTGGTGATACTTAAagaatgtggatttttttaaaattatataattaattttgttgTAACCAAAGCTTCCTCTGACTTTACTTGCAGCTCTTTTGATGAAACAGAATCTGAAGAATCAAGGTGAGCTTAATTACTGCTCTTTCTAGGACACCTGATTATCAAACTACCTGAAATTATTGGTGTTTGCTGTATTTGTTCCTTGCAGGTGACAAATTAGCAGTAACTTAGCCTTAAATTAGATGTAGTTGTTAAATATTATGGCGAATTTCATCAGCTGTGCTAGATCCATCCTTTTGTAGTGTGAGTTGAGCATCCTTATGCTAGTATTGAGTAATTTCTTACAAAACTAGTAGAATACTGCTAATTCTGGAATACATCTGGGAATGTATTTTTCATAGCAAAAAGATTTAGCAGAAAAAATTAGAGATTTAGGTTCTCTCCTATGCATTTGATAGAGCCTTGTATGTATCTGGTTGCATGGCTTGGCATGTGCATGTAcaaagcagagaggaggggctTGGGGGAGACTGAATATGGTGACATTTTGAGTCTGTTTGGTGTCCTGAAGAGCTTGTAGTCATGGAGCCTGGTTGTAGATGGTCTTGCGGCCTGCATTGCACCAAGTGCCAGGGAGGACAGTCAAGATCAGGAGGACCCAGAGACAGCTGCAAGCCACGCCTCCAGGATGTAGCCCCTTCACCTCCAGCTTCACACTGTGGGTTTTGCTGTGTGgctgagaagcagaaaacttTGCTTCCAGATGGATCCTGCCCTACTGGGCAGCACTGGTGTGTGGAAATGCACCGATGGCTTCCCCACAGCTCAATCCCCTCGCTTTATCAAAGATAGTTTGTAGAATATTCTGTGTGCTGTCCCTTGATACTGACATCCCTGTTCTTGACCTTTCCAGCAAACTGTCccaccagcctgtgctgctgttcctaAGGGATCCATATGTCTTGCCTAAAGCCAAAGGTAATCAAACCTGTCATCTGTTAACAGCACTTTACTGATCTGACCCTGCACCACATAAACCACATTATTATTAATACTGGCCTAGTCAAGTGACACGAGTCCAAAATCTAATAACCTGCCAATAAAACGATAGTTTTTGTGTAAGAAACTATTAAAACACTAAATGGTGTGGGTGATTTATAAAAGGCTGGAATTTTCTTCCCCAGTTGTTCTCTCAGACAAACCCATTGAGAATTCAAGTCAAAGGACAAAGAACATTGCATTTCGTTTCTTGTTGTTGACCCTTTGGGCTATTTTGCCTGAAGGATTTGAACTTAGAAGCCTAGTCCTTTGTAAGTGCTTTTTCCTTAAACACCAGTCGATCTACTGCACTCATGTTTGTATTTCCATTTGGATTATTACTATTTCTTATCATCTTTAGCCTCTAGAATTgtttacagggaaaaaatgtaTACTTTAAGCATAATTGATGTGTTTCACAGGACAATTACATTAGCCTTCATCTCATAATTTATAGTTCAAAAGAATGTTTGAAATAGCTTGTTATAAacccttttttttattaaaagttaTCTTGAATAtgtgcaggaaagaaaaaagaaccatTTGCAGAGTGTGTTTTGTCATTTCACTTGTTTGAACTGTTACTTCTACTAATTTTGTTACTAAGCAATGTAATGTTTTCAACAGACAATTTTCTCCCTGAGCTGTGCATTaagatttgtttttaatgtggcattttgtttaattttacaaAATACTGCGTAGAAATCAATAGTCAGATTCTTGCACTACCTTGAAAGTCATTAAATTTTTAAGGATAAATTTAGGAAACTTTTAGGAAAATTTTTAAGGATAAATTTAGAACCTACATTTTTGCTTGTAGGTTCTTAGCCAATGGAGTGTATTTCCTTGAGATTTTCTCAGAATGTATACAAATACCCGAAGGGAAGGTGTAAAGACAACAAAGCCAGTCTCTTTTCAGTgctgcccagtgacaggatgagaacATCAGGAACACCACGAAACACTTTTTCACCAAGCCCagacacaggttgcccagagtggtgatggagtctccatccttggagataccCGGAGGCTGTCTGGACAAGGTCCTGCCTGAAGAGAGTGTTGGATCAGATGACCTCCAGTCATCTCTTCCAGAGTGCAACCACGATTCTGTTCCTTTTTCAAGCAGTTTATCAAAACCATAGGGATAAGGCACATGTATTTTGAGGGGATTAGTCTCCCTGTCCACTCTGGCTACTAGTGTGGCCCAACAGTATTGACCCTATGGAGCGTTAATGAACCCAAATTTGTGGTTCTAGAGTGAAAGACAGCAGAAGCCCTGTGTTACCCAGGCCCACGTTAGAAGACACATTACAGGATTGTTTAGTTTTTACTTTGACTTAGCACTGGTCTGGTCACGTGGACTGAAAGTCCATTTGAAGCCCAAGTGCAAATCATAAAATCAATGAATCAAAGCACAGTAGTGGGAGAGGGTCGCTTCACAAGGTCTCCTCTGATCAGGTGACAACAGTAATGAAGAAGCACTCACAGTTACCTCTGTTTAAAAGTTGATCAGATGCTGCCTGTACTAATATTTAGAGTGAGCCATATTGCATGTCTCCATCTTACTGTTTAATGATCCTCCTAATTGCATGATTGATTCCCTTGAGAGCAGGGTGTAAATTATGAACATCATTTAATTTCATACCATTATAAAGACATAGAATGGATTTCATATACAGTTATCCTGAAACATGTAACATTTTGCTGTAAGGCTTCTGTTCAGGATTTTGCAGTTCTGTGATGGTATTTATATTCCTTCCATAACGTGTACTCCAACACAGGCTAAGCTTCCTTTTTGTGAAATCATTAGGAACTTTGTAATCAACTTCATAGCTATTCTTTTAAGTAGTATTTTTCTTGGATGAAGATAAAAGCCTCTTCTAATGTGTAGGACCTTTAAATATTAAGTAGACCTTCATTACTGACATCTGAAACAAAGGGCATTTCAGACTTTGGCCAAGGCATTTTCTAGCCTTCACccaaaatatttagaattttaTATAGCAGGTGAACATTCTTTGTATTTGAAAACCCTAAAGCATCAAATTCTTTTGCAAGTTATTCTTTACcttaacaaattaaaacacaaattaGAAAGTCAGTTGTggtttaaaaaaggaagaagaaaaccaaattgTAAGTTTAGAGGTTCTACTGGTTGACTCTAGTTAGAaagaaacacagtttttacaCAACTATCATTGCCTTTAAttcttcttctttgtttttagtTTGCAGCACAGAGAAAATATAGATGAGCTTTCTAAAATTTTCTCTCAGATCAGTTCTCACTTTGATAGATTCTGATTTCCTTGTAAAAACAGCCAAAGTGGTTCAACCTATTATCAAAAGTAAGTGTCCATAGCAAGTAACTATTTGTTgtatgttttctttgaaaaaggtGAACAGTTGTTTCAATCAGAAGAAGTCTTTCCTGAATACAGGAATGCCTGTGTTAATATATTTCCATAAAATAGGAAATAGAGTGagtttgaaacaaaataaatagctctttctgaagcagaatactcaaagaatatttttactcTCTCATTGCACTGTTACTTGTCTTTATAAAATACAGTCTTGCCATAATTCCAGTGACTGGGCTTTAAGCACTGTTGAATTGCAAAACAacattccaaaaaaaaaagattcacaGGATTCACAGTTATAAACCTCACTGATTTTCAAATTCCCTGTTTCATGATGTATCCAACAGTCCAATGCACATCACTTTTTGTGTAAGGGTGGTGGGAGGAAACAAAAAGTAATATTctcaagaaaaatgaaggaaaaacccaaaatgcTGCAAATTGAAGATGATGCCTCAGAAGCTAAAAAAAATGGAATCTGAGGTTTACTGTCACTTGTTTGAAAATTGCTCTGATGATTCTTTAAACCATGCAAAGATCACAGATCTGTAAGACTGTGCTTTgatgtatttatacatttaacTTGACAtacctgatttttttaagcagcAAAGGATCACAGTAACTCTAATGTTGTAAAGATGTATAATTATTTAAATCAATCCTTCTTTTCCTATACATACTGAATGTGTTATAGAAGAACCGATACAAACGGATTTCTGGAACTGTGGCATTTAATTCAGAAAGCAAGCATCAGATTGTCTTGAcaagtgtatttttaataacattcaTGACAACTGCATAGGGTTATTCTTCCAGGGTAATTCGGGACAGCTGAGGTTGCAGGATCTGAGGAAAAATTATTGGATTCAAAAGATTAACAAGTCATTTATGACTTTCGATGAGAAGTTGGGGAGAATTATGCATGTATTGTTTACAGTGGAGGTTACAGTTCGTTACAACATCCTAAAATAACTGTTTTCAACATTAATATTCTGGAATCACCTCATTAATACCAATGAAATAACACATTAAGCTTGtaaggtgtttttttaataaagtccAAATCTACTTTTTGCTCAGTATTTTTacatcaaaaattatttttgtgaaagAATTAGGGGAAAAATCTAATTCTCATCCACATTTGATGAGTAAATTTATCAAGTAtctaattatttttacaaaagcTTGATTTCCCCTTTGTGAATATCTTGTAGGCGGATAGTTGAAGATTTGGTTAGTGTGGAAAAGTCTGTTATCAGAAATAGTCTGTTCTTAGAGGCAAATCCATTTCCTAGTATACTAGCAATTTTAAAGTTGCAAGATGTGATCAGGAATTCTTACTGTTAATGCCTGGGTCCTTAAAGTAATCCCTTCATTAAAAACACCGGTGCATTTCAAAAATCTTTTCACTTCAATAATGTACATCCTGCCATTCTCTGCTTGAATCTATTACTGTGTTCTATCAGGTAATTCTTTCATGTGAAATTGAACATGAAAATTAACTGCCAGTTTGCTCTGCATCTGTGGTAACAAAAtaatggggatttttttccttcaaatattaTGGGATGACTTTTTGTAACATGTGACATTTTATGTTGATTGGACAACTTGAAAATTTCCTGTCTCAATCATCTCTGTACAGGCATCCTCAAGTCTTCGCAGTTTAAACATTGCTGTAAACCACAATCAAAAAAACAGCTTTGAAGTATTCCCAGTAGCAATCTTGAAATTTCTTCAAGTATATTGAGATTTTGTTAGAAACTGAATTGCCAGTGTAATCCATCTTCCTTGTGAGAAAAGATTCAGATAAAGGCTGGAGCCTAGCAGCATTAAGTATTAGAACATCCCTTTAAATCAATCAGCTACAAATCTGGCAGCGCATTCCTGTAATGCCCAGTGCTACCCTACGGTGGCTTTAGTGCTGAAACAGCACTACTAATAGCATATCCCAGCATGGACAAACAGTAACCTAAAGTCTATGAGGCCTTACCAAGTTACGTTTCACAAAAACATTTATATTGTACTGACATGGATAAGAAAGtaagtttctttcttcttttctttttttcagatgatTTTCCAAATGTAGTTATAGATGGCATTCTACATGGAATATTTTATCCTCATTTACTGCCCAGGTAGAAGTGATGTGTGGTGAGAAGAAGCTGAAGCAAGTCTCTGCGTCATATTTAATAGAATTAACAGGAATAAAATTCTGCGATGTGAAAATTGTGCTTAGAAGAAAGAGGCACAACCACAGATTAAGTTCAAGCAttgtatcttttaaaataaaatcactgtcATTACAgttgctgctttaaaaaaaaaacagatatGGAAACAACAATATTGAAGTTATTTATACCTTCTTATATTGACATGCTCTACCTATTTAACACTAAATGTTCTAAGTCATACACTGAATTGTGCTAACCTTTGAAATTTTACTaattatttcaataatttttatCAAAGCAAACACTAAACCTCTTTGCACAAGAATTATTTCCCAGCACATGATCTATTGCTGGCACTGGATGCGTTAAAAGTGCTGAAAAGTGTGTGAGGAATTGGAAACACACTTTCACATTCTGAAATACATGGCACTCTGAGGAAATTTTCTAGATTTtagttgaaattattttacttaCCAGGAGCTTTTAAGTGGTATGTATGGATCTCCACCCAGTTACAACATCTAACCTGTGTGTATGTTTACTCTCAACATCAACTTGCAGATTGTATTCCATATCTTAACATTTTGTAAGTCACAGAGGATAAAACTGTGGCAAGCTAAACTAAGACCATGATTAAGATTATGATCAAACTAAAACTGACACATATGTTCAGATTTAACTGGAAATTTGTATGTGTGTTACTGGacattacaaaataaattactaGGACATGAATGTACTGCTTCAGTGtcttttttgtgcttttctatTGAACCAAAACATTTCTCTGAGCTTCTGTCATCAGATGAGTCTCACAGGTGTCTCCTCAGGAAGGATGAGAAAATACGTATTTGCTTATTTAAAGCTCTTAGCACCACACCACCTAGGCTTACAAAAGTATATGTCttgctgaaaaaaattcagtgtaatGGAACAGCCTGTTAGTCAGTGGGCTCATCTGCAGAAGAGAGTG
This region of Pithys albifrons albifrons isolate INPA30051 chromosome Z, PitAlb_v1, whole genome shotgun sequence genomic DNA includes:
- the SNX24 gene encoding sorting nexin-24, with the translated sequence MEVFIPSFRYEESELERGYTVFKIEVLMNGRKHFVEKRYSEFHALHKKLKKFIRTPEIPSKHVRNWVPKVLEQRRQGLELYLQAVILENEELPKIFLDFLNVRHVPTLPKAESCGSFDETESEESSKLSHQPVLLFLRDPYVLPKAKDDFPNVVIDGILHGIFYPHLLPR